One Ranitomeya imitator isolate aRanImi1 chromosome 1, aRanImi1.pri, whole genome shotgun sequence DNA window includes the following coding sequences:
- the LINGO2 gene encoding leucine-rich repeat and immunoglobulin-like domain-containing nogo receptor-interacting protein 2 yields MGGVMLHTATSCWQIILYVTMVLVYVGSTVGCPARCECSAQNKSVSCHRRRLTTIPDGIPIETKILDLSKNKLKSIGPVNFSSHPLLEEIDLSDNIISNVEPGTFNNLYNLRSLSLKGNRLKLVDLGVFTGLSNLTELDISENKIVILLDFMFQGLHNLKSFEVGDNQLVFISHRAFSGLLSLEQLTLEKCNLTTVPTDALSHLHSLYSLHLKHLNINVLPEIAFKRLFRLKILEISNWPLLDMVPANCFYGLNLTILSITNTNISAIPYQALKHLVYLTHLNLSFNPISVIEAGVLSDLVRLQELHMAGAQLRVIEPHAFQGLRFLRLLNLSENLLETLEENVFHSPKALEVLCIDNNPLICDCRLIWMLQRHPILNFGNQQPMCASPDTIKERSFKELHTTVLSIYFICKKPKIKEREILQLHVDEGQRVQMNCNADGDPQPMISWVTPRRRMVSAKSHGRATVLGNGTLEIRYAQVQDTGTYVCVASNAAGNDTFSASLTVKGFVSDRSYTNMTPMFITELNETNSNGTNTNMTYSFDLKTILVSTAMGCFTFLGVVLFCFLLLFVWSRGKGKHKNNIDLEYVPRKNNGAVVEADVAGTVPRRFNMKMI; encoded by the coding sequence ATGGGAGGAGTCATGCTTCACACGGCCACATCTTGCTGGCAAATAATCCTGTATGTGACCATGGTCTTGGTCTATGTGGGATCCACTGTTGGTTGTCCAGCTCGTTGTGAGTGCTCAGCACAAAACAAGTCCGTCAGCTGTCATCGACGACGACTTACCACCATCCCTGATGGAATCCCCATAGAGACTAAAATATTGGATTTAAGTAAAAACAAACTGAAAAGTATTGGACCAGTTAACTTTTCATCACATCCTTTGTTGGAGGAAATAGACCTTAGTGACAACATCATTTCAAATGTGGAGCCTGGAACATTTAATAATCTTTACAATCTGCGTTCATTGAGCTTAAAAGGAAATCGCTTAAAACTGGTGGACTTAGGTGTCTTCACAGGTTTGTCAAATTTGACTGAGCTTGACATAAGTGAAAACAAAATAGTTATTTTACTAGACTTTATGTTTCAGGGTCTTCATAATCTAAAGTCCTTTGAGGTTGGAGATAATCAGTTAGTTTTTATATCTCATAGAGCTTTTAGTGGACTGCTTAGCTTGGAGCAACTCACTTTGGAGAAATGCAACTTGACAACCGTTCCTACTGATGCCCTCTCACACCTTCACAGCCTCTATAGTCTGCATTTGAAACATCTCAACATAAATGTGTTGCCTGAAATTGCCTTTAAGAGATTGTTTCGTCTGAAAATCTTGGAGATAAGCAACTGGCCTCTGCTGGACATGGTGCCTGCTAATTGTTTTTATGGTCTAAACCTTACAATTCTGTCAATTACCAATACCAATATTTCAGCAATTCCTTATCAAGCTTTAAAACACTTGGTTTACCTAACTCACCTAAACCTCTCATTCAACCCCATTAGTGTTATTGAAGCAGGAGTACTGTCAGATTTGGTTCGACTTCAGGAATTACATATGGCAGGAGCTCAACTTCGTGTCATTGAGCCACATGCTTTCCAAGGACTGCGGTTCTTGCGTCTACTTAATTTGTCGGAAAACCTATTGGAAACACTGGAAGAGAATGTGTTCCACTCCCCCAAAGCTCTGGAAGTGCTTTGCATTGATAATAACCCTTTAATATGTGACTGTCGTCTAATTTGGATGTTACAAAGGCACCCTATATTAAACTTCGGAAACCAACAGCCAATGTGTGCTAGCCCAGACACAATTAAAGAAAGATCATTTAAGGAATTACATACCACTGTATTATCTATTTACTTTATATGTAAAAAGCCTAAAATTAAGGAAAGAGAAATACTCCAGCTACATGTAGATGAGGGACAAAGGGTTCAAATGAACTGCAATGCTGATGGAGATCCTCAGCCAATGATTTCTTGGGTTACTCCACGTAGGAGGATGGTTTCTGCAAAGTCCCATGGTAGAGCAACAGTTCTTGGAAATGGAACCCTGGAAATAAGGTATGCTCAAGTTCAAGACACAGGAACCTATGTTTGTGTTGCTAGCAATGCTGCTGGAAATGATACCTTCTCAGCTTCCCTCACGGTAAAAGGATTTGTTTCTGATCGCTCCTACACTAACATGACCCCTATGTTCATTACGGAATTAAATGAAACAAACAGCAATGGAACCAATACAAACATGACCTATTCCTTTGACCTGAAGACAATTTTGGTGTCAACAGCAATGGGTTGCTTTACATTCCTGGGAGTGGTTTTGTTTTGCTTCTTACTGCTTTTTGTGTGGAGCCGcgggaaaggaaagcacaaaaacaACATTGACCTGGAATATGTTCCTCGGAAAAACAATGGTGCTGTGGTGGAAGCAGATGTCGCTGGCACTGTACCCAGGAGATTTAATATGAAAATGATATAG